Proteins encoded within one genomic window of Tabrizicola piscis:
- a CDS encoding MBL fold metallo-hydrolase translates to MARLIFTILGCGSSGGVPRLGGDWGACDPANPKNRRRRCSLLVTRETSEGSTRVLIDTSPDMRDQLLDAGVGMLDAVVYTHSHADHMHGIDDLRQVVFNLRHRLPVWADGPTQESLLSRFGYAFVQPADSPYPPILDLHSLDGPITVSGDGGTISLTPFRAEHGSMDALGFRIGPLAYLPDAVAIPPESWTVLEGLNCWIVDALRRKPHPTHAHLAMTLDWIARAKPARAVLTNMHNDLDYQTLQEELPPHIVPAFDGMTISYDL, encoded by the coding sequence ATGGCGCGGCTGATCTTCACCATCCTTGGCTGCGGGTCATCCGGGGGCGTTCCCCGTCTTGGCGGCGACTGGGGCGCCTGCGACCCTGCAAACCCAAAGAACCGTCGCCGCCGCTGTTCGCTTCTGGTCACCAGGGAAACGTCTGAGGGCAGCACCCGCGTCCTGATCGACACCTCCCCAGACATGCGCGACCAATTGCTGGACGCAGGCGTCGGTATGCTGGATGCGGTGGTCTACACGCATAGCCATGCCGATCACATGCACGGGATCGACGATCTGCGTCAGGTGGTCTTCAACCTGCGCCACCGCCTGCCCGTCTGGGCCGACGGTCCCACGCAAGAGTCGCTCCTTTCGCGCTTTGGCTATGCTTTCGTTCAGCCCGCTGATTCCCCCTATCCGCCAATCCTGGACCTTCATTCGCTTGATGGCCCGATAACGGTCTCGGGCGATGGCGGCACGATAAGCCTGACCCCGTTTCGCGCCGAACATGGCAGCATGGACGCGCTTGGGTTCCGCATCGGCCCGCTTGCCTATCTGCCCGATGCGGTGGCGATCCCGCCGGAAAGCTGGACGGTGCTTGAAGGCCTAAACTGCTGGATCGTCGACGCCTTGCGCCGCAAGCCGCACCCGACGCATGCGCATCTTGCGATGACGCTGGACTGGATCGCCCGCGCCAAACCCGCCCGTGCCGTGCTGACCAACATGCACAACGATCTTGATTACCAGACGTTGCAGGA
- a CDS encoding TatD family hydrolase, which translates to MSPTLPDLVDSHCHLDFPDLAPELPAVIARAEAAGVNRMVTICTRLRHEPQVRAIAQAHPQVFYAAGTHPMSAAEEPLATVKQLVALARHPRFVGIGETGLDYHYTADSKAIQQTSLRIHIEAAQETGLPLIIHARDADQDMEAILAEGMARRPYGCVMHCFSSGPRLAEAALEMGFYLSISGIAAFPKSQALRDIFAAAPLDRLLLETDSPYLAPPPYRGKRNEPAYVAHTASAMAPVFGLSLAEFAAQTTANFDRLFTRARRAKAAA; encoded by the coding sequence ATGTCCCCCACCCTGCCCGATCTTGTTGACAGCCACTGCCATCTGGACTTCCCCGATCTGGCACCGGAACTGCCCGCCGTGATCGCCCGCGCCGAAGCGGCGGGTGTGAACCGCATGGTCACGATCTGCACCCGCTTGCGCCACGAACCCCAAGTCCGCGCGATTGCCCAAGCGCACCCGCAGGTCTTCTACGCTGCCGGGACCCACCCGATGAGCGCGGCTGAAGAACCGCTTGCGACGGTGAAGCAACTGGTGGCCCTTGCCCGCCATCCCCGCTTCGTCGGCATTGGCGAGACCGGCCTTGATTACCACTACACCGCCGACAGCAAGGCCATTCAGCAAACCTCGCTGCGCATCCATATCGAGGCGGCGCAGGAAACCGGCCTGCCGCTGATCATCCACGCCCGCGACGCCGATCAGGACATGGAGGCGATCCTTGCCGAAGGCATGGCGCGGCGGCCCTATGGGTGCGTCATGCATTGCTTTTCCTCGGGTCCCCGTCTGGCGGAGGCGGCGCTTGAGATGGGGTTCTACCTCTCTATCTCGGGCATTGCCGCCTTCCCCAAAAGCCAGGCACTGCGCGACATCTTCGCCGCAGCCCCGCTGGACCGGCTTTTGCTGGAAACCGACAGCCCCTACCTCGCCCCGCCGCCCTATCGCGGCAAGCGGAATGAACCGGCCTATGTCGCCCATACCGCCAGCGCCATGGCCCCGGTCTTTGGCCTGAGTCTTGCAGAGTTTGCGGCACAGACCACCGCCAACTTCGACCGGCTGTTCACCCGCGCCCGGCGGGCAAAGGCGGCTGCCTGA